One Bufo gargarizans isolate SCDJY-AF-19 chromosome 3, ASM1485885v1, whole genome shotgun sequence DNA segment encodes these proteins:
- the LOC122930276 gene encoding ras-related protein Rap-1A-like, with product MLEILDTAGTEQFTAMRDLYMKNGQGFALVYSITAQSTFNDLQDLREQILRVKDTEDVPMILVGNKCDLEDERVVGKEQGQNLARQWNNCAFLESSAKSKINVNEIFYDLVRQINRKTPVEKKKPKKKSTCLLL from the exons ATGCTTGAAATTCTCGATACAGCTGGAACT gAACAATTCACAGCTATGAGAGACTTGTATATGAAGAACGGTCAGGGATTTGCACTAGTATACTCTATCACAGCACAATCTACGTTTAATGACCTACAAGACTTAAGGGAGCAGATTTTGCGAGTTAAAGACACAGAAGAC GTTCCCATGATATTAGTTGGCAATAAATGTGATTTGGAAGATGAACGGGTAGTTGGCAAAGAGCAGGGACAAAATCTAGCCAGACAGTGGAATAACTGTGCCTTTTTAGAATCTTCTGCAAAGTCTAAAATCAACGTAAATGAG ATCTTTTATGACTTGGTCAGACAGATAAATAGGAAAACACCAGTGGAAAAGAAGAAACCTAAAAAGAAATCAACTTGTCTGCTGCTTTAG